The stretch of DNA GCACTTAACTCTGCTGTATGGTCAGGGGGCTCATTTATCTATGTACCACCAGGTGTGAAAGTGGATACTCCTTTACAGGCTTACTTCCGCATTAACTCTGAAAACATGGGTCAATTTGAACGTACCTTAATCATTGTAGATGAAGGTGCACATGTGCATTACGTTGAGGGTTGTACTGCACCAGTCTATACAACTAACTCCCTGCACAGTGCAGTGGTTGAGATTGTTATTAAAAAAGATGCTTATTGCCGTTATACAACGATTCAAAACTGGGCTAACAACGTGTTCAACCTAGTTACGAAGCGTGCGGTTTGTGAAGCAAACGCAACAATGGAATGGATTGACGGAAATATCGGTTCTAAGTTAACAATGAAATACCCAGCCGTTATTTTAAAAGGTGAAGGTGCTCGTGGTTTGACTTTATCTATTGCGATTGCAGGTAAAGGTCAGCATCAGGATGCTGGTGCAAAAATGATTCATTTAGCACCAAACACTTCTTCAACAATCGTTTCCAAGTCCATTTCTAAGCATGGCGGTAAAGTAACCTACCGCGGTCAGGTTCACTTCGGACGTAAGGCAGACGGTGCCCGTTCTAATATCGAATGTGATACATTAATTATGGATAACAAGTCGACATCAGATACGATTCCTTACAATGAGATATTAAACGATAACATTTCACTTGAGCACGAAGCGAAGGTTTCTAAAGTATCAGAAGAACAGCTTTTCTACTTGATGAGCCGTGGTATTTCTGAACAGGAAGCTACTGAAATGATCGTTATGGGCTTCATTGAGCCATTTACAAAGGAATTACCAATGGAATATGCCGTTGAAATGAACCGTCTGATCAAGTTTGAGATGGAAGGTTCCATCGGTTAATATTTTTACAAAAGAAACCCGCCCCGCTGGCTATAGCAGGCGGGTTTTTGTATGCTATTATTAATAACTGGGGGTGAACGAATTGATCTATATCGGTGTCACAGGCTGGGGAGACCATGACAGCCTATATCCAAGTGGAACTTCCTCAAGGGACAAATTAAAGCACTATGCGGGCCATTTTCCAATCGTAGAGGTAGACTCTGCATTTTATGCAATTCAGCCCAAACGAAATGCAGAAAAGTGGGTGCAAGAAACGCCAGAAAGCTTCCAGTTTATCGTTAAAGCCTACCAAGGTATGACGGGGCATATGCGTGGAGAGATTCCCTTTGAAAGCAAACAAGCGATGTTTTTCGCATTTAAAGACTCCTTACAGCCATACATAGAAAAAAATAAATTAGCCATGGTCCTGTTTCAATTTCCACCGTGGTTCAGTTGCAAACGTGAAAATGTTGACTACTTACGATGGTGTAAACAAGAAATGGATGAGGTCCCTTGTGCATTAGAATTCAGGCACCAATCCTGGTTTGCTCCCCCTTATATACAAAAAACGCTTGATTTTATGAAACAGGAGAACTGGATTCATAGTA from Bacillus sp. SLBN-46 encodes:
- a CDS encoding DUF72 domain-containing protein, whose translation is MIYIGVTGWGDHDSLYPSGTSSRDKLKHYAGHFPIVEVDSAFYAIQPKRNAEKWVQETPESFQFIVKAYQGMTGHMRGEIPFESKQAMFFAFKDSLQPYIEKNKLAMVLFQFPPWFSCKRENVDYLRWCKQEMDEVPCALEFRHQSWFAPPYIQKTLDFMKQENWIHSICDEPQSGEGSIPTVLTAVDHQRVLVRFHGRNVHGWQKRNAENWREVRYLYRYNQKELEEWRDSIVKLSEETEHVYLLFNNNSGGDAADNAKDMMNLLDIEYEGLAPRQLDLF
- the sufB gene encoding Fe-S cluster assembly protein SufB → MAKKMPEIGDYKYGFADKDVSIFRSKRGLTDDIVKEISKLKNEPQWMLDFRLKSLEHFYKMPMPQWGGDMASLNFDEITYYVKPSEKSEKSWDEVPEEIKATFDKLGIPEAEQKYLAGVSAQYESEVVYHNMKVELEDLGIVFKDTDSALRENEDIFREHFGKTIPPTDNKFAALNSAVWSGGSFIYVPPGVKVDTPLQAYFRINSENMGQFERTLIIVDEGAHVHYVEGCTAPVYTTNSLHSAVVEIVIKKDAYCRYTTIQNWANNVFNLVTKRAVCEANATMEWIDGNIGSKLTMKYPAVILKGEGARGLTLSIAIAGKGQHQDAGAKMIHLAPNTSSTIVSKSISKHGGKVTYRGQVHFGRKADGARSNIECDTLIMDNKSTSDTIPYNEILNDNISLEHEAKVSKVSEEQLFYLMSRGISEQEATEMIVMGFIEPFTKELPMEYAVEMNRLIKFEMEGSIG